The following coding sequences lie in one Cannabis sativa cultivar Pink pepper isolate KNU-18-1 chromosome 5, ASM2916894v1, whole genome shotgun sequence genomic window:
- the LOC133038487 gene encoding uncharacterized protein LOC133038487 has translation MEAEEWLRTVEGIVEYMRLGNGDSVACAASLLKKDARIWWDVIKQTRDVAAMTWADFVQVFNKKYYSEAIRSARVNEFTNLRQGKSTVTEYARQFDRLAKFATDLVPTEFLRIHRFTEGLDSRISRDIAMLGVRATTYAEVLEKALEAELCESRIQKDNTARWEARKASNGGGDNKRKLPSNQHNEADKRNKIGSNNYKGKKPYVEYPLCPTCGRKHPGECRRKARLVTSVGNHATIRRTVHKRVINSRMTNLSQLEYLH, from the coding sequence ATGGAAGCTGAGGAATGGTTAAGAACAGTGGAAGGTATTGTTGAGTACATGCGGCTCGGTAACGGAGATAGTGTAGCTTGTGCTGCTAGTTTATTGAAAAAGGATGCCCGCATCTGGTGGGATGTTATTAAACAAACACGGGATGTGGCCGCAATGACCTGGGCTGACTTTGTacaagtttttaacaaaaaatactaCAGTGAAGCAATACGCTCAGCTAGAGTTAATGAGTTCACGAACCTGAGGCAGGGTAAGTCTACAGTTACAGAGTATGCTCGCCAATTTGAcagattagcaaagtttgccaCAGATCTGGTTCCTACTGAGTTTTTGAGGATTCATCGTTTTACTGAAGGGCTCGACTCCCGAATAAGTCGGGACATAGCGATGTTAGGAGTAAGGGCAACCACGTATGCTGAGGTACTGGAAAAAGCCCTAGAAGCTGAGTTGTGTGAAAGTCGTATACAGAAAGACAATACAGCAAGGTGGGAGGCCAGAAAGGCCAGTAATGGAGGTGGTGATAACAAAAGAAAACTGCCAAGTAACCAACACAACGAAGCCGACAAGAGAAACAAGATAGGGTCCAATAACTACAAAGGGAAGAAGCCATATGTGGAGTACCCCCTATGCCCAACATGTGGTCGTAAGCATCCGGGAGAATGTCGGCGAAAGGCAAGACTTGTTACAAGTGTGGGCAACCATGCCACTATAAGAAGGACTGTCCACAAAAGGGTGATCAACTCAAGGATGACAAACTTGTCCCAGCTCGAGTATTTGCACTAA